The genomic segment CCGGGCAGGGTTATGCTGTGAGGTCGGAAAATAAGTTGGTACGCGCTACAAAATCCCCACACACCTGTGAAGATTTAGAAACAGATTACTTAAGTAATCCTTCCTAACTTGCGCGATTTATGGCGTGGCCGGCAGCGTTTACCGGCTAAGCCCGGCAGTGCGATCACCCATCCGGAATACCTCGACCTGCCGTTTCAAGCTCACTGAAATTCGTTGCGTCTTGCGGCACCGGGGCGTATGTTTCGCCTGTTCGCCACGACAGTCATCACCCACTTTCTGTAGCCTTGCCTCGCTTCTGGCATGCTCCTGTCTCTGCGATTTTCTGACCCGCATCGCGCCCCCACAGCCTGTCTACGCATCTGTTATCTCGCAGCGCCTATCTGATGAAGCATGTATTCGTTCATAGTGCCTGGTTGCTCCTGTTTGGTATGTGCTGGCCGGTTTTCGCACAGGATGCCCCCTATCACGAGCAGGTCGGCTACGCGTACGATCTCCATCGTTTTCCGGCGGAAGCCTACGCCGGCCACGGACAGAACTGGGGCGTGGTGCAGGATCGGCGCGGGATCGCCTACGTTGCGAACCACTCCGGCATTCTCGAATACGACAGCGCGCGCTGGCGACGCATCCGGATGGCCAACGGCGAAGGGGCCTTTTCCGTCGCCCTGAGCGACAGCGGCGTTGTGTTTGTCGGCGGACGCGGCGAAATCGGATACCTCGCGGCCGACTCGCTGGGCGCCATGCAGTTCGTGTCCCTCCTCGGGTACGTGCCGGCGGACCGGCGCAACTTCACCTACGTCTGGAATACGGTCCGGACATCCCACGGCGTCTTTTTCCAGACCAACAAACGCATTCTTCGGTGGGACGGCCAGGCCATGAAGGTTTGGGATTCCGACCTGCGCATGCACACGGCCTTCGGCGTGGAGGATCGATTTTTTGTGCGCACCGATTCGATCGGCCTCCAGGAGATTTCCGGCGACGAATTGCACGCCGTGGCCGGAGGAGACCTGTTTGCCCGGAAGCGGATCGTGTCGATGACGCCGGCGGGTGCCTCCAGCATACTCATCGCCGCCCAGAAGGGGATCGACGGTCCGCTCGAATTGTACCTCATGGTCGAGGGCGACATCTCCCCGATCGAGGTGGACGACCACCTGAAAGGCAGTGAGATCGCCTATTATAATGGTGTGGCCCTGCCCAGCGGCTATCTCGCGCTGAGCACGATGGGCAGCGGCGTCGTTATCATCCGCCGGGATGGGCAGCTCATTCAGGTCCTGGACGAAAACTACGGGGTCCCGCGCGACGGCAACGGGATGCACGTGGACGCCAACGGCGGGCTCTGGATCGCGCACAACGCGAACGGGGTCTCGCGTGTCAACGCGCCCGTGGCGCTCACCGAGTTCGGTCCCTCGCACGGCCTGCCGGAAGTGCACGACATGATTCGTTTCGGCGACCGGTTTTATACCGCTTCCGCCAACGGCATATTCCGTCTCAAACAGCGCGATCCGTCGGATGGGGGGCTCTACAACCCCCGGGCCTTTGAAGCCGTCGCCGAGAAGCCGCTCACGGCCTGGGCTTTCGCCGCCTTCCGGGGCGAATTGTTCGCCGGCACCGAGGAAGGCGTGATGCGCCTCGCCGGCGACCGGTTCAAGCTCCTGCCCCTGGAGGAGCCGATCAAAAACGTGCGCCGCATCGTAGCGTCCGAGCGGTACCCGGATCGGGTATACCTCGGGATGCAGAAGGGGCTCGGGCGGCTCGAGAAAAAAGGCAGCACCTGGGACGTGGTTCGCTTCGCCGATGAAATCAGCGATCCGGTGCTTTCCATGAGCGAGGAGGGCGATGGGACGCTGTGGGTCGTGACGCGCAGTTCGGAAAATGCGCTGTGGAAGATCCGCTTCGCCGGCCCGTCCGACCGCACCGGCGTCATCACCCGCATCGACCCCGAAGCCATGCCCTGGGACGGCCACGTCGTGCTCGCCGCCGTCGACGGGACGATGCGCTTCGTGCCTCGTCGCGGGCTGTTCATGCATGAAACGGACGGCGCCGGCGCGGACCGCTTCGTGGCGGATACGCTGCTCGCCTCGCCGCACATCGTGAACGATTCGCTGGTCACGCTATCGGAGATCGGCGATGTCGTGTGGCTCGTGTACCGGGATCATCTGGTTTATGCGCAGAAAACTGAGGAGGGCGGCTACGTGCGTCATACCCTGGAGGAAGTGAACATGCCGCGCTGGGGGGCTTCGGTGTCGGTGTACGAGGATCACTACGGGACGATGTGGATCGCCTGCGGGAGCAACCTCTATCGGTATGTGGAGCGGCTCGACACCGGCGTGGATCGCACGGTCTATTTCAACCCCCTCATCCGCCGCGTCACCATCGCGGCCACCGATTCCTTGCTGCTGGCCAACCCCGGCGAAGCCTGGACGCAGTTCGGGACGCGCCTCGAACTGGACCATGAGACGAACGACCTGACGTTCGACTTTGTGCTGCCGGAGTATACGACGCCGGATGAGGTGCTCTATAAATACAAGCTCGAGCACTTCGACAGTCGCTGGTCGGATTGGTCGCCGGCTACGTCCGCCACCTATCGCAACCTCGGGGCCGGCGTGTATGAGTTCAAGGTGCAGGCGCAGACGCGCTCGCACCTGTTCACCAACGAAGTATCGGCCTCGTTTCGCATCCATCGGCCGTGGTACTGGAACGGCCTGGCGTGGACCCTGTACGGGCTCATCCTGCTCACGCCGGTCGTGCAATTCGTCCGGCATCGCCGCGCACGGGAGGAATTGAAGGAGCTGGAGCGTGAACGCTCGGTCAACCAGCGGCTCAACGAGGCGAATAGCCAGCTCCGCACCGCCAATGAGACCCTGAAGCAGGCGAACAAGCTGAAGGACGAGTTCCTCGCAAACGCCTCGCACGAGCTGCGTACCCCGCTCACCGCGATTCTGGGGTTCACCGACGTGCTGAAAGAAGAAATCCCGGCCGGTCAGATCGAATTTCTGGAATTGATCGACGAGAACGGCAAGCGTCTGCTCAAAACGATTAATTCGTTGCTCGATCTGACGAAACTCAGGGCCGGGATGCTCGAAGTGCGCCTGGAGGTGCTCGACATCTGCGAGAAGTCGGAAGAAGTCGTCGACATGATGTCGCAGCTGGCCAGAAACAAGCACCTGCACATGCATGTGCGGCGGCCCGATGCGCCGATCGAGACGTTGCTCGATACGCATTGCTTCGAGCGCATCATGTATAACCTGATCGGGAATGCGATCAAGTTCACGGATGAAGGCGAAATCGCGGTCGAGGTGGAACAGGAAGGGAACGAGGTCCGGATCCATGTCAGCGACACGGGGGTGGGCATCGCGGAGAGTTTCATCCCCCATTTGTTCAGCGAGTTCAAACAGGAGCCGCGCGATGACGGTCAGCCGGAAGGCAGCGGCCTCGGCCTGGCTATCACGTCGCATCTGGTCGACCTGATGGGAGGCCGGATCCTCGTCAAAAGCGTAAAAGGCAGCGGCAGCACCTTCACCATCGTCTTTCCGATCCATCGGGAAGCCGGCGACGGGCATGCCGCATCCAGCGCTTCGGGGGATTGGACCGAGTCGGCCTCAACCCCCTATCCTTCTTCATAACGGACCTTACGTATCCCGCATCCGATGGCGCGGATCTCACGCGGCTGGGGCGCGGTGTATCGGGTCCGTTCATAAAAACCACGATCATGCGTCCGGTCTGGCGGCTCACGCGCGCGTTTTTTTCTACCCTGGCGCATTGCGTTCATCTGATCCTCACGCTGCATCGCGTGCCCGAGGCCGATCGGCCCCGGTACCGCGCGTACAAGCAGCAAGCCGGCTGCCGCGGCATCTGCCGCGCGCTCGACGTGGAGGTGCAGCTCCATGGCGAACTACCGTCTCAAGATGGGATGCTCGCCGTCAGCAACCACCTCGGGCTGCTCGATACGGTGGCCATCGCATCGCGCCTGCATGTCACGTTTGTTTCCAAGGCCGAAGTGCGGCACTGGCCGTTCGTGGGCTGGGTGACCCGGCTGGTTGGCGTCATCTTTGTAGAGCGTGAGCGCAAGATGCAAACCGGGCAGCTGGTCGAGCAGGTCCAGCAGCGGCTCAGGGAAGGCGTCTCCGTGCTCGTCTTTCCGGAGGGGACGACCAGCAACGGGACGGGGGTGCTCACCTTCAAGACCGGCTCCTTCGCGGCCGTAGCGGGTCTCCCCGACACCGCCGTCCTGCCGCTCTGTCTGAAAGGCGTTTCGGTGGCCGGGCGCGAGGATCCCGCTTTCCTGCGGCAGGTCTTGACTTGGACGAGCGAGACCACGATGTTCAAGCATGCGTGGCAACTTCTGAAAGCCAAGCGCATTGTTATATCGCTGCATGTCGGCGAGCCGGTGGCCACGGCCGGGCGGGATCGAAAAGAGCTGGCCCGGCTCACACAGGAGGCCGTCGAATCCCTCGGCGGCTTTCGCATCAGCGAAGGCGCATCCTCCTGAACGGCCGCTCGCTTCGTGGCCCATCGCGACCGCTCCCCGAGACCGCTCCCAGCGCCCCAACGATACCCTCCGATGTAACGTTATCTGGCAACACACGCATGGCTGACGCAAAAGACGCACATGGCATTCGCCTGCTCACGGGCATCGGACTCGTGGTGATCGGGCTGCTGGCCGGCATTCTGTTCATGCTGTTCGTCATCCAGTCGCAATCCCGCCTGGCGGAGACGCCGACGGTTGTCGAGCGGGTCGACCTGGATCCCGAGGAGTCCCTGACGCCCCCGGTCTATTCAGACACGGCGCAGGCGGTGCCCCAGGTGAGTATGATGGCGCTGAGCGAGACGTTCCGGCATGTCGCGAGCATCGTAAAGCCGGCGGTCGTGTTTATCCGGGTGGACATGGAAGTCGACGAGGCGCAGCGCCGCTGGCTGCCGAGCTTCCGCTCGCCGCGCCAGAGTGTCGGCAGCGGCGTCATCATCAGCGAGGACGGCTACATCGTCACCAACAATCACGTCGTCGACAACGCGCAGCAGATCTGGGTGACGCTCGACGACAAGCGGCATTACCCGGCCGAGGTGATCGGTACCGACGCCTCCACGGATCTGGCCGTCATCCGCGCCATCACCGACGAGCGGCTTCCCAAGACGCGGATCGGCAATTCGGATCAGGTCGCCGTGGGCGACTGGGTGATCGCCATCGGCAAC from the Rhodothermales bacterium genome contains:
- a CDS encoding ATP-binding protein, translating into MCWPVFAQDAPYHEQVGYAYDLHRFPAEAYAGHGQNWGVVQDRRGIAYVANHSGILEYDSARWRRIRMANGEGAFSVALSDSGVVFVGGRGEIGYLAADSLGAMQFVSLLGYVPADRRNFTYVWNTVRTSHGVFFQTNKRILRWDGQAMKVWDSDLRMHTAFGVEDRFFVRTDSIGLQEISGDELHAVAGGDLFARKRIVSMTPAGASSILIAAQKGIDGPLELYLMVEGDISPIEVDDHLKGSEIAYYNGVALPSGYLALSTMGSGVVIIRRDGQLIQVLDENYGVPRDGNGMHVDANGGLWIAHNANGVSRVNAPVALTEFGPSHGLPEVHDMIRFGDRFYTASANGIFRLKQRDPSDGGLYNPRAFEAVAEKPLTAWAFAAFRGELFAGTEEGVMRLAGDRFKLLPLEEPIKNVRRIVASERYPDRVYLGMQKGLGRLEKKGSTWDVVRFADEISDPVLSMSEEGDGTLWVVTRSSENALWKIRFAGPSDRTGVITRIDPEAMPWDGHVVLAAVDGTMRFVPRRGLFMHETDGAGADRFVADTLLASPHIVNDSLVTLSEIGDVVWLVYRDHLVYAQKTEEGGYVRHTLEEVNMPRWGASVSVYEDHYGTMWIACGSNLYRYVERLDTGVDRTVYFNPLIRRVTIAATDSLLLANPGEAWTQFGTRLELDHETNDLTFDFVLPEYTTPDEVLYKYKLEHFDSRWSDWSPATSATYRNLGAGVYEFKVQAQTRSHLFTNEVSASFRIHRPWYWNGLAWTLYGLILLTPVVQFVRHRRAREELKELERERSVNQRLNEANSQLRTANETLKQANKLKDEFLANASHELRTPLTAILGFTDVLKEEIPAGQIEFLELIDENGKRLLKTINSLLDLTKLRAGMLEVRLEVLDICEKSEEVVDMMSQLARNKHLHMHVRRPDAPIETLLDTHCFERIMYNLIGNAIKFTDEGEIAVEVEQEGNEVRIHVSDTGVGIAESFIPHLFSEFKQEPRDDGQPEGSGLGLAITSHLVDLMGGRILVKSVKGSGSTFTIVFPIHREAGDGHAASSASGDWTESASTPYPSS
- a CDS encoding lysophospholipid acyltransferase family protein produces the protein MRPVWRLTRAFFSTLAHCVHLILTLHRVPEADRPRYRAYKQQAGCRGICRALDVEVQLHGELPSQDGMLAVSNHLGLLDTVAIASRLHVTFVSKAEVRHWPFVGWVTRLVGVIFVERERKMQTGQLVEQVQQRLREGVSVLVFPEGTTSNGTGVLTFKTGSFAAVAGLPDTAVLPLCLKGVSVAGREDPAFLRQVLTWTSETTMFKHAWQLLKAKRIVISLHVGEPVATAGRDRKELARLTQEAVESLGGFRISEGASS